DNA from Triticum aestivum cultivar Chinese Spring chromosome 7D, IWGSC CS RefSeq v2.1, whole genome shotgun sequence:
TGCTCCTGACGTCGGAGGAGACGGCGAGGATGGTGGTGGACAACGCCAATATCCCCGGGTGGTGGGAGGACAGGTTCGAGAAGGACATGGTGAAGATGGCCGGCATCGAGGTCAAGACCGGCGACCAGGGACAGATCAGGAAGAACTGCCGCGCAATTAATTAGTGCATGTACGTCTACTTCTACGTGCATGCATGGCGATTCTTTCACTGCGCGTTATGTAAATACTGTCGTCTTTACTTCTGCTATTCCTTTGTTCGATTCTCGCCAACGGAATTGTTCGTGTACATCATGTAACTGCGCTGTCAGCCAATGTCCTTTGTTTTTGGGATAATAAAGTGATGCATGCAACATGCATGTTTTGAACAGAGATCTTGGATGCTTTGAACATGACATGATTGACATGTGAACCCCTGCCACGATTTCATGAATGAACTAGACAAATCCCCACGCTTTGCTGCGGAAATTTAAGTATAAAGTATAAACTAAATAGTAAACAATTTTTTATTAATAATCATGAATGGTTCCTCATGAAATAATATATAAGAGTATGCACAAACAAAGAGCACAGAGATATAATTTCATAGTTTATAGCATGTCCTATTATGAGTACATATAAGCTTCATATACTGATATACGCGCCGCCAGTCAAATTGTAGTCTCTAGCCATGAATTAGTGACATGGTGTCCAtctagtatgcaatgtcaaattgaGTATTAATATTAAAATAATCACAAAAGGTCTTACCGTCAAATTTAACGAATGGAAAAGAAAACTAAAGAAAGCATGACTTTTAATTGCTTTGGGTTGGGTTTTTCTATAATATATTGGAAAATGTGACCGAATCTTGCAACCAAAATAATGCAAATGACTCGGTTTTCTATTTTATAATCTACAAAAACCGATTTGGACCCAAAAAAAACAATCACACTGTTTGATTTGTTTTGTAGTCAACAACATACAAAGATAAATGACGAGGGGTAAATCATACACACTATTGTTTTATTGTATCTCTGTATGTTGTGGACCGGCCGTTCCCTCGGGCGGCTGTTGAGGGCTATGAGCGCCGTAAATACGAATTGGGCACATTGAGTGAATAGGACACGAAAATGCCAAAAGGAGCCAACCTCATGCAATAATCAAATCTATAGTTAATCTGGATGGTAGCATGGCATAAACAACAGAATAATAAATAAGGAATTATGTGAACTGAGGGGACGGGGCAGCAAAAGAGACATGACAGAAAGCCCAAGAGAATGTGAATGAGAAAAGACAATCGTTTGGTTTACGGAATCAGACGATTGCAAGTATAACCAAATGGTTGGATGATACTCGTGTTGGACGTTTGGAGTGGATCGGATGACGTCAAGGCATATACATATAAACCTAAGAAGACGTGGCTCCTTGAGGGTGACCAACCCTAAGCCGCGTGTGTATTCTCCCAGGTCCAAGACGAAGCACGGTTCTGGGCCGATGCCAATGGCAAAGGAGTACATAAATTACTGTCGTAGGTCCCCTATGTTGGGCTGAGCAACCCACTCCCGGTGCACCTGTCTCCCTTGATTAGCGCTTTGTGTGTATGCTGGCCCTGGAACCCTGTATGTTATTTCATTCTACCTATTAATGAATGATGGACACCCCGCGTGTTTGCGCAAAATGCCAGTGGTGTGCTGGTTAAGATGCCACGCCGGCACTAGTACAGCACGAGTGGCATGCCACATAGACCACACAGCACTACTAACATATACTGGTTAGAACACTTAGTCCCACACACTTGTGAGGTGTGAAAATACAGATACATTACACATAACGTATTCATGGTGGCGTAAGTTACCGGTGACATGGATTAAAGTGACGCGCCACTAATTAAGATTGAGTGGAAGCATTATGTGTTCACTAGTGTGTATATTTTCATCTCTAAGTAGAAGCCCTAACGGATTTGAGACACGAAGCGCGCGCGCACCGACAAAGGTCAAAAGGAAACGTTCTTAACTTTTTTTTTTTGGCATGAAAACGTCCTTAGAAGTATACTCCTAGTTAAGAAACGTTCTTAACTTACCTGACCTCTCAACAACCAGGAAAACATGCGTCCCCATCTGCCACTGGTGACCACATCAATCAGCTGCTTGGTCTAGCTACTACATTAGTACTAAATAGCTAGCCCCAGTCAAGTCAACCCCATGTAACCATCAGGGTTAGTAAGAGCTCTCATCTTCTAAAAACTCGGGGTTAAGGAACTAATGCTCGCTATTTGTGTATCATATGATTCATTACCGACGCCCTCTGATTAATTCCACTGCGAACTGAACGTCGACGATTGGTGGCAACTAACGGCCGGTGTACGCGTAGCTAGTAACGTTCCAACGAAGCGCATGGCTAGTTGACAACATATGCTTCGAATGCCCACCTATATAAGCAGCATCATGCTCAAACTATATACAGCAGCTAGCAGGCATTCCCGACCCACCGATCAATCATCTCCCACTTCTCATCTTCAAATCTTAGTCAGGCACTCGAGCTAGCTAGCTTGAAACAATGGCGGCTGCTGGTGCTGAGAAGCTGCACGTTCTGGTGGCGTGTGCCTTGCTGCTGCTCGCCGTGGGGTGCCAGGCCAGCCCTCTGCAGATCGGGTTCTACCACGACAGGTGCCCCCAGGCGGAGGCGGTCGTCAAGGGCGTCATGATGGAGGCCATCTCCCAGAATCCCGGCAATGGCGCTGCCATGATCCGCATGctcttccacgactgcttcgtcgAGGTACGTACTACTCACTGTAAGAAATAAATTGCCTAGCTTGTTCAAGAATTTATTCGATTAACCAGTTAATTGGTTGATTAATCCTTACTCGCAaagtcaccgagtagccgataaactgataaATCAATGATTAATTGATTTAATGGCCAATTAACTTGCTGATTAGCCTACTAATCCCCTATTCATGAGCCAACCGAGTAACTACCAGCTAAAGATTTTCTTAACAATTACAATGAAAACATGCATGTATACATTTATAGTTGATTGATTTTGTCAAATCGTCGGTGGTCACCTAGGGGTGTGACGCTTCGGTCCTCCTAGACCCGACCCCGTTCAGCCCGACGCCGGAGAAGCTCAGCGCGCCCAACAATCCCTCCCTACGTGGCTTCGAGCTGATCGACGCCATCAAGGACGCCCTCGAGGCGGCCTGCCCGGGcatcgtctcctgcgccgacatcgTCGCTTTCTCAGCCCGTGACGCGTCTTGCATCCTCAGCGGGGGCAAGGTGGACTTTGAGGTGCCGTCCGGCCGCCGCGACGGCACCTTCTCCAACGCCTCCGAGCCGGTCAAGTTCCTCGTCCCACCCACGTCCAACCTCAGCGACCTCGTGGACAGCTTCGTTGTCAAGGGCCTCGATGTGGAGGACCTAGTCATCCTCTCCGGCGCGCACACCATCGGGCGCTCCCACTGCTCCGCCTTCGTGCCCGACCGCCTCAACGTCACCTCCGACATCGACGGCGGCCTCGCCGCGTTCCTGCGTGACCAGTGCTCCGCGGACGCCGCCCCGGGTGGCAACGACCCGACGGTGATGCAGGACGTGGTGACCCCGAACGACCTGGACAAGCAGTACTACAACAACGTGCTGTCGCGCACGGTGCTCTTCACCTCCGACGCGGCGCTCCTGACGTCGGAGGAGACTGCGAGGATGGTGATGGACAACGCCAACATGCCCGGGTGGTGGGAGGACAGGTTCGAGAAGGCCATGGTGAAGATGGCCGGCATCGAGGTCAAGACCGGCGACCAGGGACAGATCAGGAAGAACTGCCGCGCAATCAACTACTACTAAGTGCATGCATGTGCGGTGAAGGATCACTCCATCTCCATTGTTTGCTTTCATCTTGCAAGTGAGTTACCGCTGTAAAGTTTGGTTGTTTTAGCATCCATCATTGTTGTCTTATCTTTTGATATTCCTTGGTTCAATTCTCGTCAACTGAATTGTTCGTCTACATGTGTAAATGCGCTGCAAGCCAATGTTCTTCCATTTGGGAAAATAAAGTTACACTTTTGCTGCAACATTTTGCATCTTCGAACATGACACTACTGGAAAGTTGGTCATTGCCGAGAGTCAAATCACAGAAGCTCGACAAAAAACACATAAGCGAGCACGTTTCTTGGCAACGTGCCCGACTCGGCAGATGCATGCCGTTGTCGAGAGCCAGGTAAAGGGAACTCGACAATCAAATTAAACTCGGCTTATACGGACTACGCGGAGTTCCTAGCATTGACAGGCCGTACTTAGCAAAGTTTATGCCACGGGGCGACAAGGGTAGTTGTTGTGTACTCCACTAGAGGCTGGGGCGCCACCTGGTGGCGCCACCTGAGGCGGGGTGTGCGCTCCCAGTCTGGCTATGCACATGGTTTGGCCACTGCGTTTTGTATGTGAAATTAGCTCATGAGCAGGTTAAATGTCTCACAATTTCTTTATGCAATCACCAGCAAGTAAATTAGGCAAAGAAATGCCGCATAAGAAGGTCATCTGGGAACTTTATACAGATAGTATATCATCGAATGAAATGCATTATATGAAGTGTAACCCATACATAGGAATTTATACAGATGGTATATTAAAGAATCAAATGCACAATATGAAGTAGTACACGTTATGGGTTCATGGTCTTCTACATCCAGAACAAAGATTACATGATTACAGTGGTACACGTTGCTGATGCTCAGTGTTGGTGGTTCAGTTCTGGCATATGCTCAGAAAAATGAAATCACCTTATAGCATCTAGGAGGCTGGGCATGTAGTCGTTGTGGCAATGCATCATCTTATCATCTTGCAGGACATTTTTTCAACCTTCCATGCCTGCCATATATAAGTGGTTAATTATCACTCAGAATTTATTTAAGGGCAAAAATCTTATCGGCTGGCAACAGTATAATCTTCAGCGGCCTACCATTCTCAGTAATGAAGACAGGTGGATTTCCATACTGCTCTTTGAGATAACATGTTTCACCAGAGTGAACATTCCCAAGGAACTATGTGCAGCCAACTCGATGCTGCCTGAATGTAGACACATATATGTGTATTATCAACTGAACATTTGATTAAATAAGATGGCAAACAAAAGTTTAGAGAAAATCTGAAGCTACAAGTATAACATTTCTCCTATTCTCCTTCCATGCTTGTTCAAATGGACAAATCATGTTGTTCTTATGATCCTGATAAATACAAAAAAATCCACAACAATAATCCAAACCTAAAAAAGGTCAAATAAATCAGTACGGAGTAACAAGTGCAGCagcatgtttaaaatgcttaacaTCAGTTACTTGTCTAAATAATCACATACTATGCAGTAACAAACAAACATATAGAAATTTCATTTACCAACAAAACAACCGATGCTAAATTCGTAAGACAATTTATGTAAACTCTGGCATTCCACTAACTTAATTAGGATCATCTTGCCAAATCAAGTTAACTGCTATGATCAACTCATTCAACATCTCAGGTAACAATTCATGAATAAACCAATCCTACATGATATCATCTAATTAAGACACATTACAACAATCAGGCAGTAACAATTCACTAAAGAGTTCAGAGGAATTTCTACCTTACCTTAATGAGATTGGTGGAGCTAAACCCGTAGTCGTCATCCTGACCGGTCTCAACTAGCAGCAACTGCAGGTTGTGGCCGCTGTAGTAGAAGAAGAGGAAGTCCAGATCAAGTGGCTTATCTAGAATTATTCAAGCGAAGATCTTTGAACATATAAATACAGACGAACTGCAGTGCATCGACAGTAAATGACAACAAGACATTTGCATAATCTGCAACACATGCATGCTAGCATATCTACGAAGCAGGGAACACAATATACGAAAATCTAAACTCTTTCTACCGCGCCCTTTCTTCTGCTCTTCCACAGGTTCCTCCTCATTTTGAACTTCAACGGACTTCTGTTTAACCAACAGGCAACGGCACCAatgtcaacaaagaagaagaaataacTAACAGGAAGTACTATACTGATCAAGAAACCAAACAGTGAGAGACATATCCAACATACATCTGTGATCTGCTCCATCTTATTAAGAAGAAATTCTGAATAGTGTTGTGTCTTTGTCAGCAGCTCGCCCAGCTTGCTGAACCGTGCATTTGATCAAAAGCCTTCTGAGCTTCTCTCTtcctgtcctcttcttcctctgccttgagccgggccttgagccgggCCTGGTAGTTGTTGTGTACTCCATTACGGCAACTTTTGACCGACTTGGCTTGGGCTACATAGGATCAGCCCTCGTGTTGGGCAATGCAGGATTGATCCGTTTGTAACACACTACTTTTTTTCGCTTTATTTACTCACCTCAACGGCGTCTTTACGGTATAAAATTTAGCTAACCTATAACTAATCACAACTCAGGCCTCACCCAGATGGATGgttatattttattttttttgaaaaaagcgCTCGTATTTCATTCAACTACATGCAAGATCCATACAAATACGAGTACAAAGACGCAAACAATGACAGGTACAACCAGTACAGTTGTCCCACCATATCACAGAGAGCACCCAAACAAACACCAAAATCGCATAAAAGTCCTTGGGTCCCTGTTCATCCTCAACCTTCAACAAACCGCCGTAATCTCTGCCGTCGCCGGAGCAAAGGAGAGTTGCCGGCCAAGAAGCAAGGGCAGGGGCACCATTGCCACAAAGGCTTTGTGAGCCGCAAATAGGTCCCATCCTAGTGGACAGGAACTTCCGGCGCCTCGGCGGGGGAAATTTCCCGTGCTTCCCTCACCTTGGATCCGTCACAGCCATCGACCTTCGCCGATGAGGAGCAGCATCACCAGCCACCACGCCGACCACATCACCACAGTCACCGGTCGCCTGCAACCAGCGGGTCTGGAATCACCGATCCAGATGCCGCAGACTCCTGTACACCACCATCACGCAACTGGCACCGCCAGCCCAGTGGAACCCCGCGTCCCTAGCCCCACGGCGTCGCCAGAGAAAGCGCCACCGCAACGGAGAGTAGGCTGGAGGGTTTTATTCCACCTCGTCAGCATCGCCCCAGATGGTTATTGAGGAGAGGAAAAGCGTAGGCGCCACAACCTGTAGGTATGTACGACTCCCCCTGTCGCTGTGTTTTGCCAGAAAACTAAGCCGAGCAAATCAGCGCATGGGTCATTCGGTTTTTGTCCCGAAAAACAGTGTTCGCCAATTAACTTTCCCGTATATGAAAAACAGAATACGGatataaaataaagccactgtGTTAGTCCACATCATCTGAATTATTTGGCCAGTTTGGTTTTTGTTCCTCGCGTGTACACATACATTTTGAAAGAATtagaacaatgcccgtgcgttgcaacgggatataaatattctaataTGTTAGTTTGTGATTTACCTATCAATAATAATGCGcttgtaaataaatgttcatcaaattctgactgtgaattaccttatattttgattagaaaattggtaagtaaattaaagtggaattgatttagaaggtaagtaaattaaggtgattgattattaTATACACGGATGATTAGATGATGGGTGGTGGAAAGAAAGGTGAAATGAGAACCTTACGttttttttaagtagtagagatttaTGGCCTAATACGGCTAGTCGGCAGAGCTCCTGTTCAGCGCCCTTAGCACCACTTAATCGCGCTGACGCTCGAAGAGAAGGGTAGTGGGCGGCCCAGGAAACGCGAGGTTGTGCTCACTCGCATCTCCTGGCGCATCGCTCGCTCGCATGCATCGCCTTGGTTGACTGGTAGACCGGTTGTCCATTGACTTTTTAAAAAGTTGATAAAATATGAAAAACCATAAATCCATAAAGAGTTCACCAAATTTTCTAAAACAAttgcgaatttgagaaaagttcatgaaAAAAGTTGACAAAAATTTGAAAAAGCTCATGGAGCTTAAAAACATGTTCACCAATTTGAAAAATGGTCTGCGAAATTAGGAAAAATGTTCGTTAAattaaaaaatcacaaattttgaaaaaagttcacaagcGTTCAAATTTTTGAAAAAGTTAACGAATTTGGAAAGAGAAAGAGTTCATGAAATGAAAATTTTAGAAAGGAAAGACAAAAACCAAACAAAACCCAGCCAAAAAAAGACACCGAAACAAACACACACAAAATGGGTCGCAaaaaaaacaccaaataaaatataCTACAGGTAGTCATAAATGGGGCAGGTCCGCTCGGTTCCAGGGTTGTGTGCCGGTTAGTGAATTACACTGTAACTGACACTTAAGGCGCGGAATCGGAAATACGCCCTTTGAGAGCCCCTGTTCAACGCTCTTAGCGCAGCTTAGCCGTGGGGTAGTGGGCGGCCCACCAAACGCGAGGCTGCGGTCACTCGCATCTCCTGGCGCATTGCTCGCTCGCATGCATCTCGTTGGTTCGGCTCACCTGCGGGGTTCCCAGCAGGGATTATTGTGCAGGGCCAATGAATGAGTGCCATGTGTCCTTGTGGGCCAGCAGCTCTAATTAAGTTAGATTAATTTTGTTTCCTGCTGCCTCGGTCCTTCCTCCCCACGAGAATGGATGGTTGCTAGCGCCGATGGGTTCTTATTCGATGTCCCGCGACGCTGCTGGGCTGTCCTACCTCCAGTGGTGGATGTGGGCGCTCGCCGCGGTGGAGGCTCCCGCATTGCTTCATCCCGGAGAGACGCCCAGGCCGGTGGCCGAAGCGCCCGCGTGCTGCCTTCGTCCTAGGCCCCGTCCGAGAGCAAACGAACAATCACAAGGCAAAAAAAGCAGAGGTGCAAGAAGAACTCGCTGGAGTCGCTCAGCCCCGCCCGTGCCCGTCGCGTTCGAGCTCACACCCATCCCCGTCGAGGATGTGTCCGCCCTGCACCCTCCGGCAATGCTTCAGTGGGAGCGGCCGGCAATACGGCTACTGGAGGGTTGTCGTACAGACGGCCATGACCGTGCTCCTACTGCCGCTTGCTTGTTGGGATAGAGATCCATCATTTAGAATTTACCTCGCCGGCTCGCCAAAACGGGAGATTAAGACGGCGGCTATCCACCAGACCGAAAAATGACGACGCAATATAGTCCTCGGCTGAGAGTATACGACCCAGCAACATCGCCGGCGGCCGAGCAAGGGCCGATCGATGCTAATAGCCATCCTCGTATTTCCTTCGCTCAGGCGCCAGGTTAGGAAAGCAGCAGGAAACAAAATTAATCTAACTTAATTAGAGCTGTTGGCCCACGAGGACATGGCACTCATTCATTGGCCCTGCACAATAATCCCTGCTGGAAACCCCGCAATCTCGTTGGTTGACTGGTTGATGGGTTAACCAGTTGTACATTAACTTAATAAAAAGTTCATAAAATATGAAAAAAATCAAAAGTTTGCAAAATCAGTAAAAAAAATGTCCAAttcaaaaaatcatgaatttgaaaaaaaaatcatgagcTAAATGTTCatacatttgaaaaagttcaagaattttagaaagttcaagaatttgaaaaggttcatgaaAATTACAATttaaaaaaggaaatgaaaaaggAAAGACGAAAAACTAACAAACCCCAGCCCAAAAAAGGCACAAAACAAATACACACAAAACCGGTCGCAAAAAAGACACCAATGGGCAGCCCGCTCAGTCGGAGGGTTGTGCGCCGGTTAGTGAATTACACTGTAACCGGCGCTTAAGGTGGGGAATAGGAAATGCGGCCAGTCGTCCTACACCAGTTTCAACGTTTACAATTTTTATTTCTATGGTGAATAATGCACTAGTTGGCCTAGATCGGTTCCAAGGTGAACAATGCACGTGCCCGGGCGTACAACCCTAGGACAATCAAACTCTCGGCCACACGGCCACAAGAGAACATATCTGGTGATACGATGCTCCAGTGTGTTATGAGCCGTTGGATCATGCTCAAAGGAACAAGATGCATGCACACGTGATGGCCAGCTGCTCCACCATGAAATATTAAAAAAACACCATGAATATATTCTTAATTGAGCGCAAGGCTGAAGCAATCAGAAGATAATTTATTTGCATTTCCTCAGATTTTCCCATTTTTATTTAGCAGCATAGGTGCATTTTAATTAACCACAAGATTCAATCAAGTAAATTTGGTTCCTCTTTAACATAAATGCCAAAAGTTTCTTTGCATGCTCTCTACAAAACTCAAATAGTCTTTTTTGTGAGGCAAAGGGAAGTTTTATTCTAAAATAATAGGGTTACAGTCTAGAGGCAACAATTTCTCGATACATGGAGGACCTCTGTTCATCCAAACAGCCATTAAACTCGATATATTGGAGCTAGTCCTGAGTTTTATATTGTACAGGCTAGAACGGACATTAAATCTGTGATGACCAACTGGAAATAATAAATAAGTTCATCTTTCAATAGTACTTTTATAGATGATCataattcaaaataaaataaagtatacCAAACCAGTTCTGTTGTTATTCATGGACAAACTAACGAAAATAATAGTTATGTTTTTGTTGAACTTTCGGGCTTGAATGTGTGTTTGGACATTGAAATAGAGACTTTTTTCCTTGCCGTCAACGAAAGTGAGGCTGATTGATCAGTAGTAGAAAAATGTCTCAGGCTCAATTAAGAACATGGTCCAGGGTTTTTTTCACATATTTCAAAGTGGAGGAGCTGGCTACACATGCGACATTCATCAGATCATATTGAAGGAGATCTAATGGTCAAGGATTCACTGGAGCATCGTATCACCTAACAAGCTGTATCACCAGATATGTTCTCCGGCCACAATGGACGTGTCAGGGACAGCTTGCAACAGATAATCCCGTTTAGTCCGAAACTAACTTATCACATCCTGGAAGATATATTGCGTAATACAGTCATGTCAAGAAATTTCGCTCCCTATAAAAAGTATCCACGTGCCATTTTAAATATGGAGGAAAAAAAGACTGTGTATTTTAAATATGGATTTGAATATTTTTTATGAGTTGTAGACACATGTCTTGAGTTGATTGTGGGGTCACGAGTATTTTAAATTTAATTCTTGTACCCACATAATCCGTGTAAATTTTGACGGTTAAGATGGGATGCCCATATACAAACCCACCTACAGATACAATTTGTATGGGTCAGTGTCCGATTTCATGGGAATAGAATAATGGCAAGGTGCCATTTTACTCCAAATTTTAACATAGCTATAAAACACCTCATAAAGAGTAATGCTAGATATACGAGGGGTTTATAGGGTTTTACGGGGTGGTTAGAATTTAATTGGGTGAAGATTTAATTAAGTGAGGCGGGCTCACCAATGAAATTCATGGAGGTGACAATTAGAAGAGGGCACACAATGTTCTCCAAGAAAATCTGTAGTTCGTAAGTGTGTGTGTCTAGTACTATCACCTCATAAAAATACATTGATAAAAGGGACATACCCAATGCTACAAGTTTTCACACCATGTGTATACCCCTTCGTCTCTTGAAGTGATCCCAAACGAGATTAGGGTTTTTTGACCTCCTGTCGGTGCCGTTGCCGGCCTGCCTCGTCATCGgtggccttagagcatctccacccgTCCCCCaaggaagccccccccccccccccggaacactttttcggcgccggcggaCGAAAAAAGTCTCACTCGCGCCCCACGAGCTCGATTAGCGCCAGATTTGGTCAAAATTTCGACCGGCGAACCCACCCCAAACCCAGGATTCTGGGGGCAGCTGGGGTAGGAGAGAGACTGTTTTGCATGTCATTTGGCCCACCATCACCCTCCCACTCCCTCTCTCCTCACTTTTCCTCTGGGGTCCACCCACGTGTtgctctctcttctcttctcttccccccccccccaccaactcCCACGCCTGCGTAGAACGCCTCGCCCGGCACACCGCCGCCCTTGCCTCGCCTATCCATGCACAGGTCCGGGACAAGCTCGGCGCCGCTGCCACCTCCTTGCCTCGGCATCCCTGCTTCGCCGCAGTGCGAGCAGCGACACCCTCCTCCATGGCTACTCGGCGTGGCTCACGCGCGCGGAGGCCGAGGCACTGGAGGCGCACCCCGACGTGCTCTCCTCATCAACCCGGAGACGCGGTACGAGCTGCACACCACCCGGACACAGGAGTTCCTGGGGCTCGACAGGGCAGACGCGCTGTTCCCGCAGTCGGGCACCACGAGCGACGTCATCGTGGGCGTGCTGGACACCAGCGTGTGGCCAGAGAAGGCGGGCTACGACGATGTCGAGCTCGGCCCCATGCCGGCGGGCTGGAAGGGGAAGTGCGAGGAAGGCAGCGACTTCAACGCCTCCACGTGCAACCGGAAGCTCATTGGCGCAAGTTCTTCCTGCCGGGTACGAGGCGTCCAAGGGCCCAATGGACAAGTCCAAGGAGTCGCGCTCACCGAGGTACAACGACTGCACGTCACGCACACCTCCAGCACGGCGGCGGGCTCCGCGGTGCGCGGCGCCGACTTGCTCGGGTACTGGAGCGCGCAGTGGACTCCAACCCTTGCCGGCGAGAGGGTTGTTGTTTCGTCTTTAGGCATTTCTTTGAGATCGACTAGGGTTTGTGTCCTAGTCCAGAAGGTGTGGCGGCGGTGGTTCCTTGAAGATGGAGCAATCTACTCCCCATCTAGGCCCTGTCTCGGTGATGCATCTAGAGTCATCGGAGGGCGTGTAGAGTTGTATCTCTGAAGGATCTTGTGGGATTCGGTCGTTATTACTCTTCGATGGATATTCATGGACCTAGTTTTCGTTTGTGTTTTTTCGTGTTTCTACGTGTTGGATCATTTTGATCTACGCTTCTCTTTATCGATGATGATTGCTGTTCTGGTGCACTGGTCCCACTGGGCCTTAGCGCAACGACTTTCCGACTCTCCAGTGCTACCTTcattccttaatataagatgtttggGCAGTTTAAGTAAAACAAGTTCTGCCCGGCTCTGGTGAAGGAAGGGCGATCAGGACGATGTGCCTTCGGCTCGCtacagtgcttgtagtcgttgttAGGTGGTCTAGGACCTG
Protein-coding regions in this window:
- the LOC123169043 gene encoding peroxidase 2, translated to MAAAGAEKLHVLVACALLLLAVGCQASPLQIGFYHDRCPQAEAVVKGVMMEAISQNPGNGAAMIRMLFHDCFVEGCDASVLLDPTPFSPTPEKLSAPNNPSLRGFELIDAIKDALEAACPGIVSCADIVAFSARDASCILSGGKVDFEVPSGRRDGTFSNASEPVKFLVPPTSNLSDLVDSFVVKGLDVEDLVILSGAHTIGRSHCSAFVPDRLNVTSDIDGGLAAFLRDQCSADAAPGGNDPTVMQDVVTPNDLDKQYYNNVLSRTVLFTSDAALLTSEETARMVMDNANMPGWWEDRFEKAMVKMAGIEVKTGDQGQIRKNCRAINYY